A window of the Gossypium hirsutum isolate 1008001.06 chromosome A03, Gossypium_hirsutum_v2.1, whole genome shotgun sequence genome harbors these coding sequences:
- the LOC107908970 gene encoding 3-hydroxy-3-methylglutaryl-coenzyme A reductase 1-like, with translation MEASRLYSTKRVQSLKPTKKIPLEEDPTKASDALPLSLHLTNAVFFTLFFSVVYFLLSRWREKIRTSTPLHAVTFSEIIAILAFFASFIYLLGFFGIDFVQSLVFRPSPDVWIAEDEEEENEVLLAKEDARKVPCGQALDCLLPPLPPAAPIVTAQKVFDEKPVTVTTEEDEEIIKSVVAGTTPSYSLESKLGDCKRAAAIRREALQRLTGKLLSGLPLDGFDYESILGQCCEMPVGYVQIPVGIAGPLLVNGREYSVPMATTEGCLVASTNRGCKAIHLSGGATSVLLKDGMTRAPCVRFGTAKRAADLKLYLEDPDNFETLSVVFNRSSRFGRLQGIKCAIAGKNLYIRFTCSTGDAMGMNMVSKGVQNVLDFLQTDFPDMDVIGISGNYCSDKKPAAVNWIEGRGKSVVCEVIIKGDVVRKVLKTSVESLVELNMLKNLTGSAMAGALGGFNAHASNIVAAIYIATGQDPAQNVESSHCITMMEAVNEGKDLHISVTMPSIEVGTVGGGTQLASQSACLNLLGVKGASKETPGANARMLATIVAGAVLAGELSLMSAIAAGQLVKSHMKYNRSSKDVSKGSS, from the exons ATGGAGGCTTCCCGGCTGTATTCGACTAAACGAGTTCAATCTCTCAAGCCCACTAAGAAGATTCCTTTAGAGGAAGATCCCACTAAAGCCTCCGACGCATTGCCGCTTTCTTTGCATCTGACGAATGCGGTGTTCTTTACCCTCTTCTTCTCGGTGGTTTATTTCCTTCTTTCCCGTTGGCGTGAGAAGATCCGTACCTCCACGCCTCTCCATGCCGTCACCTTTTCTGAGATCATCGCGATTCTCGCGTTTTTCGCATCGTTTATTTACCTTTTGGGTTTCTTTGGGATTGACTTCGTTCAATCTTTGGTTTTCCGGCCATCGCCTGACGTTTGGATTGCCGAAGACGAGGAAGAGGAAAATGAAGTTTTGCTTGCAAAAGAGGATGCCCGTAAGGTCCCTTGCGGACAAGCTCTCGATTGCTTGCTTCCTCCTTTGCCTCCTGCGGCACCAATCGTGACTGCCCAGAAAGTGTTCGATGAAAAGCCTGTGACGGTTACAAcggaggaagatgaagaaataaTTAAATCTGTAGTTGCTGGAACAACCCCTTCGTATTCCTTGGAATCGAAATTGGGTGATTGCAAGAGGGCGGCCGCAATCAGGCGGGAAGCGTTGCAAAGATTAACAGGGAAGTTGTTATCAGGATTGCCCTTGGATGGTTTTGATTACGAGTCGATTTTAGGGCAGTGTTGTGAGATGCCGGTTGGCTACGTGCAGATTCCCGTTGGAATTGCTGGGCCTTTGTTGGTTAATGGAAGAGAGTACTCGGTTCCTATGGCAACCACGGAAGGGTGCTTGGTGGCTAGCACTAATAGGGGTTGTAAGGCTATTCATTTGTCTGGTGGAGCTACAAGTGTTCTATTGAAAGATGGTATGACTAGAGCTCCATGTGTAAGGTTCGGTACTGCGAAAAGGGCAGCTGATTTGAAGTTGTATTTGGAGGACCCTGATAATTTCGAGACCTTGTCTGTTGTTTTCAACAG ATCAAGTAGATTTGGCAGGCTCCAAGGTATCAAATGTGCAATTGCTGGAAAGAATCTGTATATTAGATTCACTTGCAGTACCGGTGATGCTATGGGGATGAACATGGTTTCCAAGGGAGTCCAAAACGTTTTGGATTTCCTTCAAACTGATTTCCCCGACATGGATGTCATTGGCATCTCTG GAAACTATTGTTCCGACAAAAAACCGGCTGCTGTAAATTGGATTGAAGGAAGAGGCAAATCTGTTGTCTGTGAAGTCATCATTAAGGGTGATGTGGTGAGGAAGGTCTTGAAGACAAGTGTGGAATCTCTCGTTGAGCTTAACATGCTTAAGAACCTTACTGGATCAGCTATGGCTGGAGCTCTGGGTGGATTCAACGCTCACGCCAGTAACATCGTTGCCGCAATCTACATAGCTACTGGACAAGATCCGGCTCAAAACGTCGAGAGCTCCCATTGCATCACGATGATGGAAGCTGTTAACGAGGGCAAGGACCTCCACATCTCTGTCACAATGCCCTCCATTGAG GTTGGTACTGTTGGTGGTGGAACTCAGCTTGCATCTCAATCAGCCTGTTTGAACTTACTTGGAGTGAAGGGTGCAAGCAAAGAGACACCAGGAGCAAACGCTAGAATGCTGGCAACTATTGTAGCGGGAGCTGTGCTTGCGGGGGAACTGTCTCTCATGTCAGCAATTGCAGCAGGGCAACTAGTTAAGAGCCATATGAAGTACAATAGGTCAAGTAAGGATGTGtccaagggttcttcatag